From a single Arachis hypogaea cultivar Tifrunner chromosome 3, arahy.Tifrunner.gnm2.J5K5, whole genome shotgun sequence genomic region:
- the LOC114925007 gene encoding uncharacterized protein: protein MEWIRGLEQPKWLQHLDEGRRYGHMTTNLSECINSVLKGTRNLPVCAIVKSTYHRLNELFVLKGQQAQAQIASGQVFSQFLQKGILANREGIPQMLVTSYDRNTTIFTVDEIAVVGVQSQFRVNLQYRRCDCGFFQALHYPCAHALAACAYARLDWQQYVDLVYHVESVFRVYEREFQPMPDEKMWPPPEGQRLRPNPLLRRSMEGRPVSTMIRNEMDEVEPGPGKRCGLCRQPGHTKRSCPHVFAS from the coding sequence ATGGAGTGGATCCGAGGGTTAGAGCAACCTAAATGGCTGCAGCACCTTGATGAGGGCCGACGATATGGTCACATGACGACCAATCTTTCTGAGTGTATCAACTCCGTGCTGAAGGGCACTAGAAATCTACCAGTCTGTGCAATTGTCAAGTCTACTTACCATCGCCTGAATGAGTTGTTCGTCCTAAAGGGTCAGCAAGCACAAGCGCAGATTGCAAGCGGTCAGGTGTTCTCACAGTTCTTGCAAAAAGGCATACTAGCGAACCGTGAGGGGATTCCACAGATGTTAGTGACGTCATACGATAGAAATACTACTATTTTCACGGTCGACGAGATAGCTGTTGTAGGGGTGCAGTCACAGTTCCGGGTTAACCTTCAGTACCGCAGATGTGATTGTGGTTTCTTCCAGGCGTTACACTATCCTTGTGCACATGCTTTGGCCGCCTGCGCATATGCGAGATTGGACTGGCAACAATACGTTGATTTAGTCTACCATGTTGAGAGCGTGTTTCGGGTCTACGAAAGGGAATTCCAGCCAATGCCGGATGAGAAGATGTGGCCCCCTCCAGAAGGACAACGTCTTCGTCCCAACCCCCTCCTACGACGTTCAATGGAAGGACGTCCGGTGTCTACTATGATTCGGAATGAAATGGACGAGGTTGAGCCGGGACCAGGTAAGAGGTGCGGCCTTTGCAGGCAACCAGGACATACCAAGCGCAGTTGTCCGCATGTTTTCGCAAGCTAA